In Falco naumanni isolate bFalNau1 chromosome 5, bFalNau1.pat, whole genome shotgun sequence, the following are encoded in one genomic region:
- the CREBL2 gene encoding cAMP-responsive element-binding protein-like 2 isoform X4, translating into MTSVVTEVVGGKVKKPGKRGRKPAKIDLKAKLERSRQSARECRARKKLRYQYLEELVSSRERAICALREELEMYKQWCMAMDQGKIPSEIKALLTGEEQGKAQQNATKLAKAGKTEANSSNP; encoded by the exons ATGACCTCAGTTGTTACGGAG GTGGTTGGAGGCAAGGTAAAGAAACCAGGCAAGCGAGGTCGTAAACCAGCCAAAATAGACTTGAAGGCAAAACTTGAAAGAAGTCGTCAGAGTGCCAGAGAGTGCAGAGCCAGGAAGAAGCTGAGGTACCAGTACCTGGAAGAGCTGGTTTCAAGCAGAGAGCGAGCCATCTGTGCTCTCAGAGAAGAGCTTGAAATG TACAAGCAGTGGTGCATGGCGATGGACCAAGGGAAAATCCCCTCTGAAATAAAAGCCCTGCTAACTGGAGAGGAGCaaggcaaagcacagcagaacGCGACCAAACTTGCCAAGGCTGGGAAGacagaagcaaacagcagcaatcCCT GA
- the CREBL2 gene encoding cAMP-responsive element-binding protein-like 2 isoform X7 translates to MDDSKVVGGKVKKPGKRGRKPAKIDLKAKLERSRQSARECRARKKLRYQYLEELVSSRERAICALREELEMYKQWCMAMDQGKIPSEIKALLTGEEQGKAQQNATKLAKAGKTEANSSNP, encoded by the exons ATGGATGACAGCAAG GTGGTTGGAGGCAAGGTAAAGAAACCAGGCAAGCGAGGTCGTAAACCAGCCAAAATAGACTTGAAGGCAAAACTTGAAAGAAGTCGTCAGAGTGCCAGAGAGTGCAGAGCCAGGAAGAAGCTGAGGTACCAGTACCTGGAAGAGCTGGTTTCAAGCAGAGAGCGAGCCATCTGTGCTCTCAGAGAAGAGCTTGAAATG TACAAGCAGTGGTGCATGGCGATGGACCAAGGGAAAATCCCCTCTGAAATAAAAGCCCTGCTAACTGGAGAGGAGCaaggcaaagcacagcagaacGCGACCAAACTTGCCAAGGCTGGGAAGacagaagcaaacagcagcaatcCCT GA
- the CREBL2 gene encoding cAMP-responsive element-binding protein-like 2 isoform X5, producing the protein MTSVVTEVVGGKVKKPGKRGRKPAKIDLKAKLERSRQSARECRARKKLRYQYLEELVSSRERAICALREELEMYKQWCMAMDQGKIPSEIKALLTGEEQGKAQQNATKLAKAGKTEANSSNP; encoded by the exons ATGACCTCAGTTGTTACGGAG GTGGTTGGAGGCAAGGTAAAGAAACCAGGCAAGCGAGGTCGTAAACCAGCCAAAATAGACTTGAAGGCAAAACTTGAAAGAAGTCGTCAGAGTGCCAGAGAGTGCAGAGCCAGGAAGAAGCTGAGGTACCAGTACCTGGAAGAGCTGGTTTCAAGCAGAGAGCGAGCCATCTGTGCTCTCAGAGAAGAGCTTGAAATG TACAAGCAGTGGTGCATGGCGATGGACCAAGGGAAAATCCCCTCTGAAATAAAAGCCCTGCTAACTGGAGAGGAGCaaggcaaagcacagcagaacGCGACCAAACTTGCCAAGGCTGGGAAGacagaagcaaacagcagcaatcCCT